gaaaacagatgCTACTGTTTGTTGAGCAAAACAATCATTAGTTCTTCCCCTTTAATCGTGCCCCTCATTTCTGGAGTTTCCGTGTATTTAAAGGaacactccactgttttgttgCTGCCCTCTAAAAAGAAATCGATACGGGGTGGCAGATAAATAACTCCACTGTTGAATGGGACACTAGTGACTGCCTGCATCACCAGAGGCTCAAGGGCGGATATTTCTTTTCACTGACTTCAACATAAAATTCTCAGGAGCAGTTCCTCAAAGTGGCATCAAATGTGCTGAAACTATTAATACtacagtagtaaaaaaaaaagcgctTTACAAGGTTTCTGCcactcattcacccattcacacacacatactgaggCGGTCAGGATTCAGGGTCAGGAGGgcagttttttttatctataatTAGCACAAGCTTTTTAAtgcatattattatattatttgaaaTCATATCTTTATGTCTACAATGATAGATTGAGGTGGACAACTCATGTTTTACCCAGGCTTCTGCGCATGGAGAAGCTGACAGCACATCAGGAATGACATAAAGATGAGgtgttgtttttccttctttttgccttttttagCTGCAGATAGGATCCCATCGTCTTACTGTactcttcatgttttttcttataGTATTTGCAGTGGCGAGGACCCTTTGTTTGGAGTCATTTCATAGAGgagtataaaatatatataaataaggaACTCCCGTGTGATGACAAAAAGTGAAGAACAAACTTCAGCCCTGTTTAGCCGACTGTGCACTGTGGTCTACTGGTCAAAGGATTAATTCAGGTCAGTGAGACCACTGGCcgccctcctcctgctctcaaACACTCAGTGACGTCATTCCTCCTGTATGTCCCACATGACATCGTGATTATGTGAATACAAAACAGGAACATACTGTATCGCCAACAGCCTAATGACAAACAATTCTCTCTCAAGCGTTTTCCCCCCAATGAGTGAATGAATAGTTAAGGTAAATCCTTGATGCCTGAGTGTGAACTGAGCTTATTATGTTAGTGCTTCTGGTtgtaaaggaaggaaggaaggaaagcaggaaggaaggaaggaaggagagaagagggcgAGGAAGGGTTCCTGTCTTTGCGGCGCAGAAAAATGTCACAGTCTTATTTTCACAAACAATGGCCTGATCCTCTGACTCtgcttaaatgtttttgttcacaaACCAACAGAGCTGTGACCAAAATATCTCTGGAGATATTCATCACAAGTTGTCCAAAAAACaatttctttgtaaatgttcATGCTTCTGTCAGAGATTCTCTGCTATTGATTATTTCAAGGAGTGTGAAAAATCATCCAGAATTTCTGAATCTTTCTCTCCTCGTGTCTCCATCcatcattcagtttttttttttttactctttcagGCCAGTTTGAGCGTGCTGACTGGGAAGGTTGGGACTGTAACCATGGTGACAGGGTTGAGGACAGCTGCCTGTCCAACCAGCTGAGGGTGGGGGGCCAGCACTGCTGTGGGTTTTCCTAGCGACGGGTTCCCCTGGCTCATCATGGCTGCGCTGTTCACCTGGGCTCCATTAGTGTTAGCTTGAGGATTAGCCTGGACGTGCGGCAGGGTGTGATGGGTGAAGGTGTGGGTGATGTGGCCCACCATGGTGGGCTGGGAGACAGACACGCCCTGGGGGTAGAGGGTCGGGAGGTGGGATGGCAGAGGACCTCCCAGGTGAGCCACCGGGTGGACGGTGATGTGTCCAATGGGCTGGGCGGCTATCTGCTGGTGAGTGGCGGCGGCGGGAGCTGCCACGATTGGCtgaggggtggaggaggtggggcCGGGTGATGGGGCAATGTGTGTTAGGTGCTTGTGATTGGCAGGCAGGGCGTGATTGACAGCCTGGATGACTGATGGGTGGGAGACGGTGGCATGAGCGATGACGGTGGGTTGGACCTGCATGGCCGGGGGCTGGATGGGATGAACCGGCAGCGGAGGGGGCGGACCTGGAGCAAGAGCGGGGGCGATGGCTTGAGGGAGAGGGGGGCCAGAGGGGGAGGGCGTGGTCAGGACCCCGGAGAGAGGCAGGGCGGTGTGCTGGATTGACAGGTGAGGGGTGAGGAGTGGCTGGGCTTGTAAGATGGGAGGTGTAGGTTTGGGGAGGGATGTGGGAGGAGGGACGGGAGTGGGAACCTCCTCGTCCATGTCCTGCTCGAAGTTGTCTTCTCCTTCTgtagagcagagaggaagctgtTAGTCATCATGATAAAACCCAAGAAACAGGCTGTGTGATGCAACTACAAAGTCCACTGACAGACAGTCAAGAGGTTCACTAacttaaatcaaattaaatgtaatcaCTACTTACTCTCGTGCCTCACCACCATGGAAACGGCACTATTGGCTATTAAACGTCTTGTGATTTGGTCTGTATAAAAGTATTATGTTAAAGGTAAAATATAATTGCCAGTTTTTGTGTCTCATCCCTGTACCTGAGGCGGTGGACGTGGAGGCCTGGTCGTCCTCTGGCTGGATGGTCTGTCGGAGAACCCTGTCGATCTCCATGACGTCCATGCACTGGCTGAGCTCGTTCTTCAGCTCGGCCAGCCGCTGCTGCGTAGCGATCTTCTCTCTGGCCAAACGCTCCATCTCGTGCTCAAACTCCTTCTCCTTACGCTTCAGAGTCTTTCaggggagacagacagcacagttGATGAGGATCACTAGTACGTGTACAATCACTGCAAAACATGTGTAGCTTCTAATAGACAATCGATAATGTGAATGGTACATAGTTGATACTTTCTCAATAAAAGCCTGTTTCAGCTGAAGCTGCAGGGtggaaaacaacaataaacattCACATTATCATGGAAATTCTGCATAATACTGATTGCCACAGCTCTACCTCCATCAGTACAACGGTCACTCAAAACTCCACCTTTGAGAAACTGCTAACCTCACTCATTTCATTCCTTCTGATCAAtactgctttgttgtttttccccctctgtgctAATCTGCTGTTAAATAAGGTCAAAACGTCCTGCAGAAGTTTTCAGTGAAAGCTCCTGAATGAAGTAGATTGATTCTGCTCCCTGATATACtggaaatgttttaatgtgaaacagatGGAGGAAGTGTTTGCATTAATagctaacagcagcaacagcacatTAACAAGGCAAACAGTAGCAGACCATGAAATAGAGAAACTTCTTAGTAGAGTCATAAAAtacacctttaaaaacaggagAGACCCTGTTCTGTCTCTTGTAAATAACCCAGACCAGTATTTGTGAATATACCTTCACTATGGAGCTAGAATTAATACACAACTACAGTTTAAAAACTGGCAGCAGAAAAAGGAATTCAGATGAACTTTGTTTCACTGTGCAGACTTAGCCACTCCCACATTTCTCTCATCTTGCACAATCCAGAAACATAATGTTCTCTGTGCTATCCCAGTTTCAGACACCAGCAAAAAGCCATGCATGCAAATTCAAGCATGTTCACACTGCTCTTGTTGGCATCAGCTGCTTAAGCTCCTCCTATTTCCTGGATGTCACGCTTGTTTTTTTGAGAACAAGGTCAGAGTTGGAGTTAACGTCCTGCAACGTTTTATTTCCACTCATCACTCAGGTCCATTGCTGGATTCACTGGATTACTGCAGCAGGAAGATTACAGTCAGTCGAATGAGATGAGCAGTAAGATGCATGCGTGTTTGTAGATTTGCTTGTAGAAgcgaggaggaaaaacacagcacGAGACACAAAAGGGAAGTAAAAGTTTAAGCGAGACAGAGTGCAGCATTTCCAGCCTCACCACACCGTCTCTGTGACCCAGTTTCTGTGTGGGTCAGCTGACCCATGAACACCAAACACTTCGACAGGCTAAGGACATTAACACAGATTACTAGGGAGGAATGGTGGAGAGGGGAGGTACAGGAGGAAAACTGGTGGGCAAAGGAGggcagaggatggagagggaaagaaaggggCTGAGAGATCACGTTGGTAAACCAGTCAAATGCTGGTAACTATTTGGCTAATTTCATTACATTACTGGAAACGAAATATCCAgctgacttgttgaattctgAAAGAAATCAAATCCAACCAAAACGAGAAAACTGGGATAGAAATACAAGAGAGCGAATGAGCACGTGGGGACATGTGATCCTACTACAGGACACTCACCTCAGTGAGCAAAGCTGTGTACACTCTGCAGGCATGTGATGGCCTCACACACATCACCGCCGTCGTCTGAATTAAGAGCCCTCTTTGCAACAACCACCAGTCCAGACATGGAGAACTTTGCCAACAGCCTCCCCTTTATGTGCTTCCACACGTGCCGCCTTTTCCCATAAttacagaggaggaaatgacagcaaatgattttaaattatgTCAAAATAGTCATCGTTGTCAGATGTAAGATTTGTAGTTTTGTGTTAACGGCAGCTGATTGCTGTCCGTAAGTTCATGTCTGACTGTATTTCTGCTGCAGAGTCGGTCCACAACACTGCAAGACAAAGCGTGACACtactgacacacatacacagccaaCTGATATCCAAGCTCAAGCTGGCAACGGAGGGACTACAACTGCTTATGCCTGTGCGCATGTGCATCTATGAACATTCAAACACTTCAAGGTCTTCCCGTACAAACCCAGACACCATTAGGCCTGCAGCAAATCACCAAGTAAACAGCTGTCACCCACAGCAGTTTCCTTGGCAACCTCATCTGTGAGGATTTGGCTGCTTGAGCAgcagtttgtaaaaaaaaaaaagaaaaaaaaacagaagcagctttCTAATTGGGTGAAGCATGGGGGTAATTACATATAAGGAGTGATGTGACTGGACATTTGCCAGTCAGGTGCTTCAGATCACTCCcgaccccctcctcctcccacactcCCTCTCCTTCTACTCCCCCATCCATCGCTCCCTCGACACCCTTCCCCCTTTATTCCCCTCCTCCAATGCTTCATCTACACCTCCTTCACCTCTCCTCTTTCAACACATCCtctctgataaaaaaaaaaaagtgaaaatgtctcAAGTGTGATATTTTGTCCTGACGGGTGTCTTTGTCTCATACATCTGTGTAAACGTGTGATCGCCACAAGGTTCATATGAGGAGAAGGAATTTCCAAGTCCTCACCATCcgtgcacaacaaaaaaaaaatcaataaaaccagGATTTGAttggtttacacacacacacatctgccgtcatacacactcatgcagaCAAACGCGGACTACAGCGCCCTGACCACCTGCCGCCCGTTCCTATGGTTACCAAGTGTTCTGAacaggagagaagggaggggcGACAAAGGACgaaacagacagagatgaagaaaaggttgagacagacagaggttaaaagacaaagaaaatctgATACAGCTGTTGTAAATCTGTGCCTAATCTACGGTATATAGAACAATGGAAACGCTGCTGCCTAGTGTCCCCAGTACCTGACAccgtctccccctctctccctctgcagactgcagggagagggagagggagaggagggcggAGTGGGTGAGCTACGGTGACGTCATCAGGCTTGCCCTAGCCATGTGCTCAGACCTCACATGGCtcggagagagggagagagaccgagGTTTACATGGGGAGAGGTACCAGGGCAGgaggtggggggaaaaaaaggagggggCGAGCCACCCATCTACAATAACACCTACCGATCGCATTATAGATCGGAGGGGGAACTAATCATAGGCATGGAGAAAATATACAGAGTAGTGGTTGGCTTTAATTTCTAATAAATTGCATTTAATAAAATCATAATCATATTGTGTTGTAATTAATAAATTGTGCTGTAACTTTACAAATTACTGTCGATTAAGTGAAAGATTccagagttttttttctctttaaaataaaaagggcGTCTTAGTTTAGGTTTTGTCAAATGTGATGCAGCCGTAGGGAAGCAATTCATTGGATTTAACATTAGTCTAACGTAGGGGTGTCCCCTACTAATCACTTGAATCTGTTGAATCTTGATTATGTTCTCATTTCATgacatttgctttcattttattCACACCAGAATAAAACGTAGAATGTAACATGTAGTGACACCTGAAGCGTGTAGCTGTGGACCGCAGCGCTGTCCGTAGTACTGAGCGGAGCGGAGATCAACACACAGGCAGACTGAACATGTCGCCAGTGTCCGATGACGTGTTCTTTCCCAGCTGAAAACGCCAGGCGCTCCTCTGCAAAATACGCAGCTGGGAAAGCTGAGACGCTCTGGTTGCTATGATACGGAGTATCCATAGGAATAAGAATGTCGGCACAATGGAGAGCACTAGCTCTgcattgtttttcatgttgataGTGTCGTGGTCCTGGGACGTCATCTGGTACAGACATGGACACTCAGAGACCAGCAGTATTATTTTCAATGTAAAACTCAGACACCCCCCCCTACAGTCAGAATGGAACGATCCTTTGTTTCATATGTTCATGTCACTGAAATGATGTGACTGAGATCTGCAGTAAAATCCAGCTCCTTAGATCATGTCAGATGCTGTTTGGGGTCACCCCTCGTCTAATCTGTTTATATGTGATTTTCCATATTATTACCCATCTCATGATATTTAAAAGCATTCCTACTTTATGGTGATATTGTTTTCAACCATACTGCCATATTGTCCGGTGTCTGCTGAAATACTGTAAGGAACAAATATCTACTGGTACTTCTGCGGCTACTaaagctgcaactaatgattagtTGTACAGCTGATTATCGTGCTAATAATATTTTTGATCAGTCAGTTATTCTATCtatataaaaacagatttatagTCAAAAATGCCGttgataaatattaaatttacagtaaaaatagCAGCAGATCCTAACATTTGAGTGGCCAACTGTAAACATTTGACACTGCTGCTTCATAAATCATTGATCAGTTACCAAATTTGTTGTCGATTTACCTTCTGTCTAACAACTAGTTGGTTGTTTCAGCACCAGTAGCTACTATCATTTTTTGTGTCTGGTGATTTACCAGCTCTCTGCACATTACTTTTAAACCTTGAAAAGTCGAGTTGTGCCGTACGGACTTCCTCATCAGCGGCTTGGCTCTGCCTCAAATCAAAACGGTCACCATCTCCTGTCAAAGACGGCTCCAGATCCTCTGTACTGTGCTCCCTGAGGGCTGACCCACCCAACAACTTGCAGCCAGTCTAGTTTTGAACAAGTTCTTCCATCTCACAGCCTAATTTAGCTCCTTCCGCTGACTCCCCGATGCATACTCCATTGAACTCAGTATCATGAAGCTTCTACTCCATGAAAAAGGAATCACTGCATCAAGCTCAAGGCTGCAATTTATTTCTGCTCCAGTGCAGAAATCCTCCCTCGTCTACTTTGGTAGACTGAAAAGTCGCCTCTTCAGGCTGTACAGTCCGCTCCCCCTCACCACCCTCAGCAATGCAAGGCTAGTTCCTTTCATCCTTTCCAGTTATTTAGCTCTCAGGACAACCAGTTCTCTGTCTATTTCATACAGTGTGAAACTAAATGACTACAGGATGGAGTTACACAACATTTCCACAGAGCGAGGATCTAAAAGGCTGGTacagcttttttaaaagcaaaattcaagcactttcaaggtacctAAACCA
This window of the Pempheris klunzingeri isolate RE-2024b chromosome 14, fPemKlu1.hap1, whole genome shotgun sequence genome carries:
- the mntb gene encoding MAX network transcriptional repressor b codes for the protein MSIDTLLEAARYLEWQAQQQQSTREEEQRKEKELIKREVESRHVELVTSLSQPVRANHITWGDDAHRQQPHHPPAPPPPSLPPPQIPIAVIPMVPVVTATPSVPPLPLTTQIAAAATSLNSSPSIKNSSSPPQQQPASPHLLCAPPIKLENSQQLVGAKPCQSQPQVQIQYPTSISTNGSGSQHALAPHQPPPTSQPRPNGVTMEDMRAMEGKRRPGGAGTREVHNKLEKNRRAHLKECFETLKKNVPNVDEKKTSNLSVLRSALRYIQTLKRKEKEFEHEMERLAREKIATQQRLAELKNELSQCMDVMEIDRVLRQTIQPEDDQASTSTASEGEDNFEQDMDEEVPTPVPPPTSLPKPTPPILQAQPLLTPHLSIQHTALPLSGVLTTPSPSGPPLPQAIAPALAPGPPPPLPVHPIQPPAMQVQPTVIAHATVSHPSVIQAVNHALPANHKHLTHIAPSPGPTSSTPQPIVAAPAAATHQQIAAQPIGHITVHPVAHLGGPLPSHLPTLYPQGVSVSQPTMVGHITHTFTHHTLPHVQANPQANTNGAQVNSAAMMSQGNPSLGKPTAVLAPHPQLVGQAAVLNPVTMVTVPTFPVSTLKLA